One part of the Methylobacterium mesophilicum SR1.6/6 genome encodes these proteins:
- a CDS encoding class I SAM-dependent methyltransferase, with the protein MAGGVTQAEYWNGEVGTRWARNQAVLDAVFAPLTEALFDRADVTPGHAVLDIGCGAGATTLDAAHRVGPGGAVTGADISAPLLAVARGRIAAEAPGAAPIRFVEADVEHADLGTFDAALSRFGVMFFSDTGRAFANLRRMLKPGGRLTFLCWRGLSENLWVSVPREAVLPLLPEAPPPPPPDAPGPFRFADVDAMAALLRGNGFGTVTCDALDRDVVLGRGADDAGAAQAAAHVALNLGPTSHLVREAEPDLRSRAEAAAVAALRRHATGGAVRLRAACWLVQAG; encoded by the coding sequence ATGGCGGGCGGCGTCACGCAGGCCGAGTACTGGAACGGCGAGGTCGGGACGCGCTGGGCCCGCAACCAAGCGGTCCTCGACGCGGTCTTCGCGCCGCTGACCGAGGCCCTGTTTGACCGGGCGGATGTTACACCCGGACACGCCGTGCTCGACATCGGCTGCGGCGCCGGCGCCACGACGCTGGACGCGGCACATCGGGTCGGGCCAGGCGGCGCGGTCACGGGAGCCGACATCTCGGCGCCGCTTCTCGCGGTGGCCCGCGGCCGCATCGCCGCCGAGGCGCCCGGCGCCGCCCCGATCCGGTTCGTCGAGGCCGACGTGGAGCATGCCGATCTCGGAACCTTCGACGCGGCCCTGTCGCGCTTCGGCGTGATGTTCTTTTCGGATACCGGCCGCGCCTTCGCCAACCTGCGCCGTATGCTGAAGCCCGGAGGCCGACTGACCTTCCTGTGCTGGCGGGGACTCTCCGAGAACCTGTGGGTCAGCGTACCCAGGGAGGCCGTGCTGCCGCTCCTGCCGGAGGCACCGCCGCCTCCGCCGCCGGACGCGCCGGGGCCGTTCCGCTTCGCCGATGTGGACGCGATGGCCGCGCTCCTGCGCGGCAACGGGTTCGGGACCGTCACCTGCGACGCGCTGGACCGGGACGTGGTCCTCGGCCGGGGCGCGGACGATGCCGGGGCCGCACAGGCAGCGGCCCACGTGGCCCTCAACCTCGGCCCGACATCGCATCTCGTGCGGGAGGCCGAACCGGACCTACGCAGCCGCGCCGAGGCGGCCGCGGTCGCGGCGCTGCGCCGCCACGCGACGGGCGGCGCCGTGCGGTTGCGTGCCGCCTGCTGGCTGGTTCAGGCAGGGTGA
- a CDS encoding OsmC family protein: MDASALRALQAPIKDKYRSAPDAAVITLKAKGTLDDTKIACKVETGRAIAEAGLHPATGGSGAELCSGDMLLEALVACAGVTLKAVATALEIPLRSGTVSAEGDLDFRGTLGVDKEAPVGFRSIRLSFTLDTDAPEDKLAQLLKLTERYCVVFQTLNHKPELSVAATTA; this comes from the coding sequence ATGGACGCCAGCGCGCTGCGAGCCCTCCAGGCTCCGATCAAGGACAAGTACCGCAGCGCGCCGGATGCTGCGGTCATCACCCTCAAGGCCAAGGGCACCCTCGACGACACCAAGATCGCCTGCAAGGTCGAGACCGGCCGCGCCATCGCGGAGGCGGGCCTCCACCCGGCGACCGGCGGATCCGGAGCCGAGCTGTGCTCGGGCGATATGCTCCTGGAGGCCCTGGTCGCCTGTGCCGGGGTGACCCTGAAGGCCGTTGCGACGGCCCTTGAGATCCCGCTCCGATCCGGGACTGTCAGCGCCGAAGGCGACCTCGACTTCCGCGGCACCCTCGGTGTCGACAAGGAGGCGCCGGTGGGCTTCCGCAGCATCCGCCTGTCCTTCACGCTCGATACGGACGCGCCGGAGGACAAGCTCGCCCAGCTCCTGAAGCTGACCGAGCGCTACTGCGTCGTGTTCCAGACCCTGAACCACAAGCCGGAGTTGTCGGTCGCCGCCACGACGGCCTGA
- a CDS encoding PleD family two-component system response regulator yields the protein MSARVLIVDDLFPNVKLLETKLGLEYFDTLAAMNGPDAIAICEKGLCDLVLLDVMMPGMDGFEVCRHLKNNPVTSHIPVVMVTALDQPADRLRGLDAGADDFLTKPVDDTALFSRVRSLVRLKAVTDELRQRALASRDFGIGDPLALATAETGLDARILLVEDRPGSAERLAGALRQHHSVTIESDPQEALRLAAEAGFDLALVSLDLEGFDGLRLCSQLRSLDRTRAMPLIMLAEEHDRARVVRGLDFGVHDFLMRPVDRNELLARARTQVKRKRFTDVLRGAMQASLQMAVIDGLTGLHNRRYLDHHLGSLFADPVAQRPALAALILDIDHFKGINDGYGHEAGDEVLRGFAERVRQHTRPVDVVARYGGEEVVVILPEAGLAEAQAIAERIRERIEAVPFAVHRATRSIPVTVSIGVAVRHAEDSDPGTMLKRADLALYRAKAAGRNRVEPQAA from the coding sequence ATGTCGGCCCGCGTCCTCATCGTCGACGACCTGTTCCCCAACGTGAAGCTTCTGGAGACGAAGCTAGGGCTGGAATATTTCGACACGCTCGCCGCCATGAACGGCCCGGACGCCATCGCGATCTGCGAGAAGGGCTTGTGCGACCTCGTGCTGCTCGACGTGATGATGCCCGGCATGGACGGCTTCGAGGTGTGCCGACACCTCAAGAACAATCCTGTCACCTCCCATATCCCGGTGGTGATGGTCACGGCCCTCGACCAGCCCGCCGACCGGCTGCGGGGTCTCGATGCCGGCGCTGACGATTTCCTGACGAAGCCCGTGGACGACACCGCCCTGTTCTCCCGGGTGCGCAGTCTCGTGCGCCTGAAGGCGGTGACCGACGAGTTGCGCCAGCGGGCGCTGGCCTCGCGGGACTTCGGCATCGGTGACCCTCTGGCGCTCGCCACCGCGGAGACCGGCCTCGACGCCCGGATCCTGCTGGTGGAGGACAGGCCCGGCTCGGCCGAGCGGCTGGCCGGCGCGCTGCGCCAGCACCACAGCGTGACGATTGAGTCGGATCCGCAGGAGGCCCTGCGCCTCGCCGCCGAAGCGGGGTTCGACCTCGCCCTGGTGAGCCTGGATCTCGAGGGCTTCGACGGTTTGAGGCTGTGCAGTCAGCTCCGGTCTCTGGACCGGACCCGCGCCATGCCGCTGATCATGCTGGCGGAGGAACATGACCGCGCCCGCGTCGTCCGCGGGCTTGATTTCGGCGTGCACGACTTCCTGATGCGGCCGGTCGACCGCAACGAACTTCTGGCCCGCGCGCGCACCCAGGTGAAGCGCAAGCGGTTCACGGACGTCCTCCGGGGGGCGATGCAAGCTTCCCTGCAGATGGCCGTGATCGATGGGCTCACCGGCCTGCACAACCGGCGCTACCTCGACCATCACCTGGGCTCGCTCTTCGCCGACCCGGTCGCCCAGCGCCCGGCGCTGGCTGCCCTGATCCTCGACATCGACCACTTCAAGGGCATCAACGACGGCTACGGCCACGAGGCCGGGGACGAAGTGCTGCGCGGCTTCGCCGAGCGGGTCCGTCAGCACACGCGGCCCGTCGACGTCGTGGCCCGCTACGGCGGCGAGGAGGTGGTGGTCATCCTGCCGGAGGCCGGCCTCGCCGAAGCCCAGGCCATCGCCGAGCGCATCCGCGAGCGGATCGAGGCCGTGCCGTTCGCGGTGCACCGGGCGACCCGGTCGATCCCCGTCACGGTCTCGATCGGCGTCGCCGTGCGGCACGCCGAGGATTCCGATCCCGGCACCATGCTCAAGCGCGCCGACCTCGCCCTGTACCGGGCCAAGGCGGCAGGGCGGAACCGGGTCGAGCCGCAGGCGGCGTGA
- a CDS encoding MarR family winged helix-turn-helix transcriptional regulator, with the protein MQLQDHPAAAGTNSGAPVGDNQKRDRHDADRAPLSLSSKKMRPPGIRSVGWALVQAARLHRARTGDRLAKLGLFAGQEQVVQALAAAGTMTMGDLAALLRVRPPTASKTVTRLAALGIVERRAESGDGRIVRVQLTEAGLAKAQAIEQIQAEVESELLDHLDKTDRRRLRKLLRKAARGLAEAAGASGQVTEADAEIEAEDETEGLTT; encoded by the coding sequence GTGCAACTTCAGGATCATCCGGCGGCCGCCGGCACGAACTCGGGCGCTCCGGTGGGCGATAACCAGAAACGCGATCGTCATGACGCCGACAGGGCGCCTCTGTCGCTGTCGTCCAAGAAGATGCGGCCGCCCGGGATCCGCAGCGTCGGCTGGGCTCTGGTGCAGGCCGCCCGCCTGCATCGCGCCCGCACGGGCGACCGTTTGGCCAAGCTCGGCCTGTTCGCCGGACAGGAGCAGGTCGTGCAGGCCCTGGCCGCCGCTGGGACGATGACGATGGGCGACCTCGCCGCGCTGCTGCGGGTGCGCCCGCCCACAGCGTCGAAGACGGTGACGCGGCTCGCGGCTCTCGGCATCGTCGAGCGCAGGGCCGAATCGGGCGATGGGCGCATCGTTCGCGTTCAGCTCACCGAGGCCGGTCTCGCGAAGGCGCAGGCGATCGAGCAGATCCAGGCGGAGGTGGAATCCGAGCTGCTCGACCACCTCGACAAGACCGACCGGCGCCGCCTGCGCAAGCTCCTTCGAAAGGCGGCCCGTGGCCTCGCCGAGGCGGCCGGCGCTTCCGGACAGGTGACCGAGGCGGACGCCGAGATCGAGGCCGAGGACGAGACCGAGGGACTGACCACTTGA
- a CDS encoding response regulator encodes MASEQTGSGGNRPVILLVEDEALTIMDLGDVLEEGGYDTVQCASAERALSILQARPDICGLVTDVQLSGKTDGFDLASSVAEARPQLPILIVSGRSAPDPTRMPEHADFIARPCTGEDILDRLQRLMHC; translated from the coding sequence GTGGCGAGTGAGCAGACGGGTTCGGGCGGCAATCGGCCGGTAATCCTCCTCGTCGAGGACGAGGCGCTGACGATTATGGACCTCGGGGACGTTCTTGAAGAAGGCGGCTACGACACCGTCCAGTGCGCCTCCGCCGAGCGGGCGCTCAGCATTCTGCAGGCGCGCCCGGATATTTGCGGGCTCGTCACCGACGTCCAGCTATCGGGCAAGACGGACGGATTCGACCTCGCAAGCTCCGTGGCCGAGGCACGCCCGCAGCTTCCGATCCTGATCGTGTCGGGACGGTCCGCCCCGGATCCGACTCGCATGCCCGAGCATGCCGACTTCATCGCCCGGCCCTGCACGGGCGAGGACATCCTGGACCGGCTCCAGCGTCTCATGCACTGCTAA
- a CDS encoding aminotransferase class I/II-fold pyridoxal phosphate-dependent enzyme yields the protein MDSLDAFARQKLDALEAGSLRRRLVQTERGTGAAAARDGRALVSFSCNDYLGLSHHPRVIAAAQEAAAVYGAGAGGSRLVTGDHPYLGALEEQLAAHKGTEAALVFGSGYLANLGITPALAGRGDLILLDDLSHACMWAGARLSGARVLTYRHNDPGDLARQLGEHRYGHGRALVLTERVFSMDGDRAPLGDILGIAEGFDAWTLVDDAHGIGVVEGGPRAPLEMGTLSKALGSYGGYLCASRPVIDLMTSRARSFVYTTGLPPASAAAALEALAILEAEPDRRARPLVLARRFTARLGLPEAESAVVPVLVGEAQAALTISAALTAAGFLVVAIRPPTVPPGTARLRVAFSAAHEEAQVDALADAVARLTGRP from the coding sequence ATGGACAGCCTCGACGCCTTCGCTCGCCAAAAGCTTGACGCCCTGGAGGCCGGAAGCCTGCGCCGCCGCTTGGTGCAGACCGAGCGCGGGACGGGTGCCGCGGCTGCACGGGACGGCCGGGCGCTCGTCTCGTTCTCCTGCAACGACTATCTCGGCCTCTCCCACCATCCGCGCGTGATCGCGGCCGCCCAGGAGGCCGCGGCAGTCTACGGCGCCGGGGCCGGCGGATCCCGGCTGGTGACCGGCGACCATCCCTATCTCGGCGCCCTGGAGGAGCAGCTTGCCGCCCATAAGGGCACGGAGGCCGCGCTGGTCTTCGGCAGCGGCTATCTGGCCAATCTGGGCATCACTCCGGCGCTGGCCGGCCGCGGCGACCTCATCCTGCTGGACGACCTCTCCCACGCCTGCATGTGGGCCGGGGCGCGGCTCTCGGGGGCGCGGGTGCTGACCTACCGCCACAACGATCCCGGCGACCTTGCGCGCCAGCTCGGGGAGCATCGGTACGGGCACGGCCGCGCCCTCGTCCTCACCGAGCGGGTGTTCAGCATGGACGGCGACCGGGCACCGCTCGGCGATATCCTGGGGATCGCGGAGGGCTTCGACGCCTGGACGCTCGTCGACGACGCCCACGGGATCGGCGTGGTCGAGGGAGGCCCGCGGGCGCCGCTGGAGATGGGCACCCTGTCGAAGGCGCTGGGATCCTACGGCGGCTATCTCTGCGCGTCGCGGCCCGTGATCGACCTGATGACGAGCCGCGCCCGCAGCTTCGTCTACACCACGGGCCTGCCTCCGGCCTCGGCCGCCGCCGCCCTGGAGGCCCTGGCGATCCTGGAGGCGGAACCGGATCGGCGCGCCCGGCCGCTCGTCCTCGCCCGGCGCTTTACGGCGCGCCTCGGCCTGCCGGAGGCCGAGAGCGCGGTCGTCCCGGTGCTGGTCGGGGAGGCGCAGGCGGCGCTCACCATCTCGGCGGCGCTGACGGCCGCCGGCTTTCTCGTGGTGGCGATCCGCCCGCCGACGGTGCCGCCGGGGACTGCGCGGCTGAGGGTGGCCTTCTCGGCAGCCCACGAGGAGGCGCAGGTCGATGCCCTGGCCGACGCGGTGGCGCGGCTGACCGGGCGCCCCTGA
- a CDS encoding TonB-dependent receptor — translation MSFSRGSGLLASTVLTSTVCAGLLTPSAVWAQQAVALEEISVTSPSPIQPSRGGVAAEAAVPIGVLPVATNTFSPVTVVTQDQIARDQPRTLGDALFDRPGISGTTYAPGAASRPIIRGLDNARVRIQENGIVNGGVSDLGEDHAVPVNPLVSDRIEVIRGPATLRYGSGAIGGVVSADNNRVPTFIPANGVQGQVTSGFSSVDNGRLGAATVDAGGDGIAVHADGFKTANDSYAIPGGIQRNSYNESQGGAVGISAIGDRGFMGISFSHYDAVYAIPGGVAEQDRTRLTPNQDRVLSRGEYRPLDGPFEVIRYWAGYSVYRHNEVGIGEDGIEGIQAIFKNREAEGRLELQHVPVSTEFGKLTGALGFQSDRRVINTQLESFLPKTESRANAVYLFEELELRPGTRLQAAGRYEVDRLSSTAAQFPADYVPVDGQEPFQYARTRRFAPKSASIGALQDLPYGFVASLTGSYVERGPTGYELFSQGPHDATATFEIGNPNLKKERARTVEASIRRAEGPFRLDATGYFTRYTGFIYRNYTGLTCDDDFASCGVGTDNRQIVYQQQNATFYGAEIIGQYDLVPVGNGFAGVEAQFDFVRAQFDNGTNVPRIPPYRLGGGVYLRADGWFARVNLLHAFSHDATAVYETPTPGYDDLRAELSYTKVVDPAVYGASAITLGVQGRNLLNDDIRNSTSFKKDEILLPGRNVRLFLTARF, via the coding sequence ATGTCTTTCTCGCGCGGCTCCGGCCTTCTCGCCAGCACGGTCCTGACTTCGACCGTCTGTGCCGGCCTCCTGACGCCGTCCGCCGTGTGGGCGCAGCAGGCCGTCGCTCTTGAGGAGATCAGCGTCACCAGCCCCAGCCCGATCCAGCCGTCGCGCGGCGGGGTCGCGGCGGAAGCCGCGGTGCCGATCGGCGTCTTGCCGGTGGCGACCAACACGTTCTCGCCGGTCACCGTGGTGACTCAGGACCAGATCGCGCGCGACCAGCCGCGGACCCTGGGTGACGCCCTGTTCGACCGGCCTGGCATCTCGGGCACGACCTACGCGCCGGGCGCGGCGTCCCGGCCGATCATCCGCGGCCTCGACAATGCGCGGGTGCGGATCCAGGAGAACGGCATCGTCAACGGCGGCGTGTCCGACCTCGGCGAGGACCACGCCGTGCCGGTCAACCCGTTGGTCTCCGACCGGATCGAAGTGATCCGCGGTCCCGCGACCCTGCGCTACGGCTCGGGCGCCATCGGCGGCGTCGTCTCGGCCGACAACAACCGGGTGCCGACCTTCATCCCGGCGAACGGGGTGCAGGGCCAGGTCACCAGCGGCTTCTCCAGTGTGGATAACGGCCGGCTCGGGGCCGCCACGGTGGATGCCGGCGGCGACGGCATCGCGGTCCACGCCGACGGCTTCAAGACCGCCAACGACAGCTACGCGATCCCCGGCGGGATCCAGCGCAACTCGTACAACGAGTCGCAGGGCGGCGCGGTCGGCATCTCGGCGATCGGCGACCGCGGCTTCATGGGCATCTCCTTCAGCCACTACGACGCGGTCTACGCGATTCCCGGCGGCGTGGCCGAGCAGGACCGCACCCGCCTCACCCCGAACCAGGACCGGGTCCTGTCGCGCGGCGAGTACCGCCCGCTCGACGGCCCGTTCGAGGTGATCCGCTACTGGGCTGGTTACTCGGTCTACCGCCACAACGAGGTCGGCATCGGCGAGGACGGGATCGAGGGTATCCAGGCGATCTTCAAGAACCGCGAGGCGGAAGGCCGCCTGGAACTCCAGCACGTCCCGGTCTCCACGGAGTTCGGCAAGTTGACCGGCGCTCTCGGCTTTCAGTCCGACCGGCGCGTGATCAACACGCAGCTCGAGTCGTTCCTGCCGAAAACCGAGTCCCGTGCCAATGCGGTCTACCTGTTCGAGGAGCTGGAGCTGCGCCCGGGTACGCGGCTACAGGCGGCCGGGCGCTACGAGGTCGACCGGCTGTCGAGCACGGCCGCCCAGTTCCCCGCCGACTACGTGCCGGTCGACGGCCAGGAGCCGTTCCAGTACGCGCGGACCCGGCGCTTCGCCCCGAAGAGCGCCAGCATCGGTGCGCTGCAGGACCTGCCCTACGGCTTCGTGGCCAGCCTCACCGGCTCCTATGTCGAGCGTGGGCCCACGGGCTACGAGCTGTTCTCGCAGGGCCCGCACGACGCCACCGCGACCTTCGAGATCGGCAACCCGAACCTCAAGAAGGAGCGCGCCCGGACCGTCGAGGCCAGCATCCGGCGGGCCGAGGGGCCGTTCCGCCTGGACGCCACCGGCTACTTCACCCGCTACACCGGCTTCATCTACCGGAACTACACGGGCCTGACCTGCGACGACGACTTCGCCTCCTGCGGCGTCGGCACCGACAACCGGCAGATCGTCTACCAGCAGCAGAACGCGACCTTCTACGGCGCCGAGATTATCGGCCAGTACGACCTCGTGCCGGTGGGCAACGGCTTCGCCGGCGTCGAGGCGCAGTTCGACTTCGTCCGCGCCCAGTTCGACAACGGCACGAACGTGCCGCGCATCCCGCCCTACCGGCTCGGCGGCGGCGTCTACCTGCGGGCCGACGGGTGGTTCGCGCGGGTGAACCTGCTCCACGCCTTCAGCCACGATGCCACGGCCGTGTACGAGACGCCGACCCCCGGCTACGACGACCTGCGCGCCGAGCTGAGTTATACCAAGGTCGTCGATCCCGCGGTCTACGGGGCGAGCGCGATCACCCTCGGCGTCCAGGGCCGCAACCTGCTGAACGACGACATCCGCAACTCGACCTCGTTCAAGAAGGACGAGATCCTGCTGCCGGGGCGGAACGTGCGGTTGTTCCTGACGGCGCGGTTCTGA
- a CDS encoding adenosylmethionine--8-amino-7-oxononanoate transaminase: MTLDPSRTHLWRPYTQMRDAAPPLEAVATHGSRIVLADGRELVDGIASWWTAVHGYNHPHIAGAVADQLARMPHVMFGGLTHAPAERLAARLADLLPGDLDHVFFSDSGSVAVEVALKMAAQMWINRGVSGRTKVLSFRGGYHGDTMGAMSVCDPEEGMHRRFGAYLPMQVFCDLPRTRAEAEALDATLAAQRATLAAVIVEPLVQGAGGMRTHPPEVLATVARLARSHGLPLIADEIFTGFGRTGSLFACEQAGIVPDILCLSKALTGGTMALAATVARTEVFEAFWSEDPAAALMHGPTFMANPLACAAANASLDLFETEPRLAQARTIEACLAAGLEPLRHTPGVADVRVLGAIGAVQFCRTPDLGALKARLLDRGVWVRPFGDIVYLTPALTIDPADLDRLIEAIAAVVSEPPSPAT; this comes from the coding sequence ATGACGCTTGACCCGTCTCGCACGCATCTCTGGCGGCCCTACACGCAGATGCGCGACGCCGCCCCGCCACTGGAGGCGGTGGCGACCCATGGCAGCCGCATCGTCCTCGCCGACGGCCGCGAACTGGTGGACGGCATCGCGTCCTGGTGGACGGCGGTCCACGGCTACAACCACCCGCACATAGCGGGCGCCGTGGCCGACCAGCTGGCGCGCATGCCCCACGTCATGTTCGGCGGCCTCACCCACGCGCCGGCTGAGCGGCTGGCGGCCCGGCTCGCCGATCTGCTCCCGGGCGATCTCGACCACGTCTTCTTCAGCGATTCCGGTTCGGTCGCCGTGGAGGTGGCGCTGAAGATGGCGGCGCAGATGTGGATCAACCGCGGGGTGAGCGGCCGGACGAAGGTGCTCAGCTTCCGCGGCGGCTATCACGGCGACACGATGGGGGCGATGTCGGTCTGCGATCCCGAAGAGGGCATGCATCGCCGCTTCGGCGCCTACCTGCCCATGCAGGTTTTCTGCGATTTGCCGCGGACCAGGGCTGAGGCCGAGGCTCTCGACGCGACGTTGGCGGCGCAGCGCGCGACCCTGGCGGCGGTGATCGTCGAGCCGCTCGTCCAGGGGGCGGGCGGGATGCGCACGCATCCGCCCGAGGTGCTCGCCACTGTCGCCAGGCTCGCGCGGAGTCACGGCCTGCCGCTCATCGCGGACGAGATCTTCACCGGCTTCGGGCGCACCGGCAGCCTCTTCGCCTGCGAGCAGGCCGGGATCGTGCCGGACATCCTCTGTCTGTCGAAGGCCCTCACCGGCGGCACCATGGCGCTCGCCGCCACCGTCGCCCGTACAGAGGTGTTCGAGGCGTTCTGGTCCGAGGATCCGGCGGCCGCGCTGATGCACGGCCCGACCTTCATGGCCAATCCCCTGGCCTGCGCGGCGGCCAATGCCAGCCTCGACCTCTTCGAGACCGAACCGCGGCTCGCCCAGGCGCGGACCATCGAGGCTTGCCTCGCCGCCGGGCTGGAGCCGCTGCGGCACACCCCCGGGGTGGCGGATGTCCGGGTCCTCGGCGCGATCGGGGCGGTGCAGTTCTGCCGGACGCCGGATCTCGGCGCCCTGAAGGCCCGGCTCCTCGACCGGGGAGTGTGGGTGCGGCCGTTCGGTGACATCGTCTACCTGACGCCCGCGCTCACGATCGATCCGGCGGATCTTGATCGCCTGATCGAGGCGATCGCCGCGGTGGTGAGCGAGCCGCCGTCTCCGGCAACGTGA
- a CDS encoding autotransporter domain-containing protein — protein MPVSLHGPNGYRRAFGDVVPSALLAFRGGGMAFRTAGAPIDRDAQVASAGLEAQLSKAVTLRASYAGQIGALACDHAVRGYLTLRW, from the coding sequence GTGCCGGTCAGCCTCCACGGCCCCAACGGCTATCGGCGGGCCTTCGGGGACGTGGTGCCGTCGGCGCTGCTGGCGTTCCGGGGCGGGGGTATGGCCTTCCGGACGGCGGGCGCGCCGATCGACCGGGACGCCCAGGTGGCCTCGGCGGGCCTGGAGGCGCAGCTCTCGAAGGCCGTGACGCTGAGAGCGAGCTACGCCGGTCAGATCGGCGCCCTTGCCTGTGACCACGCCGTGCGGGGCTATCTCACGCTCCGCTGGTGA
- a CDS encoding GTP-binding protein produces the protein MTQRYTRLPVTVLSGFLGAGKTTLLNHVLNNRDSRRVAVIVNDMSEVNIDADLVRTGGADLSRTDETLVEMTNGCICCTLRDDLLSEVRRLSEAGRFDYLLIEGTGIAEPLPVASSFSFRDEAGQALSDLARLDTMVTVVDAVNLLGDYGSAAFLRERGESAGTEDTRTLVDLLVEQIEFADVVVINKARDVSAGQLALVRSVVRGLNADARILETHHGQAPLSEILDTGLFQEEKAQQHPLWFKALYGADQHVPETEEYGIASFVYRARRPFDPERFNDFVNATWPGLIRAKGHFWLATRPDWVGEFSLAGAVARISAMGFWWSAVPRRRWPEDSEFRERLYAVWSEVWGDRRQELVFIGTGMDRGALTAALDACLIETGSDQAPFDPAPYRDLPDPFPAWRPAA, from the coding sequence ATGACCCAGCGCTACACACGCCTCCCCGTCACCGTCCTGTCAGGCTTCCTTGGAGCCGGGAAGACGACCTTGCTCAACCACGTGCTCAACAACCGCGACAGCCGTCGCGTCGCGGTGATCGTCAACGACATGAGCGAAGTGAATATCGACGCTGACCTCGTCCGCACGGGCGGCGCCGACCTGTCCCGCACCGACGAGACGCTGGTCGAGATGACCAACGGCTGCATCTGCTGCACTCTGCGCGACGACCTGCTCTCGGAAGTGCGCCGCCTCTCCGAGGCGGGCCGGTTCGACTACCTGCTGATCGAGGGAACCGGCATCGCTGAGCCTTTGCCCGTTGCGTCGTCCTTCTCGTTCCGGGACGAGGCGGGGCAGGCCCTGTCGGACCTCGCCCGGCTCGACACGATGGTGACGGTGGTCGACGCGGTGAACCTGCTCGGGGATTACGGCTCGGCGGCATTCCTGCGCGAGCGCGGCGAGAGCGCCGGCACCGAGGATACGCGCACGCTCGTGGACCTGCTCGTGGAGCAGATCGAGTTCGCCGATGTCGTGGTGATCAACAAGGCGCGCGACGTTTCCGCCGGGCAACTCGCGCTGGTCCGCTCGGTGGTGCGCGGCCTCAATGCCGACGCCCGCATCCTCGAGACCCACCACGGCCAAGCACCCTTGTCCGAGATCCTCGATACCGGCCTGTTCCAAGAGGAGAAGGCCCAGCAGCATCCGCTCTGGTTCAAGGCCCTCTACGGCGCCGACCAACACGTGCCGGAGACCGAGGAGTACGGCATCGCCTCCTTCGTGTACCGTGCCCGGCGGCCCTTCGACCCGGAGCGCTTCAACGATTTCGTCAACGCCACCTGGCCGGGCCTGATCCGGGCGAAGGGACATTTCTGGCTGGCAACGCGGCCGGACTGGGTCGGCGAATTCTCCCTCGCGGGGGCCGTCGCGCGGATCTCCGCCATGGGTTTCTGGTGGTCAGCGGTCCCGCGCCGGCGCTGGCCGGAGGATTCCGAGTTCCGGGAGCGCCTGTACGCGGTCTGGAGCGAAGTCTGGGGTGACCGGCGCCAGGAGTTGGTCTTCATCGGCACCGGCATGGACCGCGGGGCGCTCACCGCGGCGCTGGATGCCTGCCTGATCGAGACCGGATCGGACCAGGCGCCGTTCGATCCCGCGCCCTACAGGGATCTGCCGGACCCGTTCCCGGCCTGGCGCCCGGCGGCCTGA
- a CDS encoding response regulator, with translation MKKTVLIVEDNELNMKLFNDLLEANGYATLKTAHGIEAIELARAHHPDLILMDIQLPEVSGLEVTKWLKEDDDLKSIPVIAITAFAMKGDEERIREGGCEAYLSKPISVAKFLATVRAYLEPK, from the coding sequence ATGAAGAAGACGGTGCTGATCGTCGAGGACAACGAGTTGAACATGAAGCTGTTCAACGACCTCCTGGAGGCGAACGGCTACGCGACCCTGAAGACCGCCCACGGCATCGAGGCGATCGAACTCGCCCGCGCGCATCATCCCGACCTCATCCTCATGGACATCCAGCTCCCCGAAGTCTCGGGCCTGGAGGTGACCAAGTGGCTCAAGGAGGATGACGATCTCAAGAGCATCCCGGTCATCGCGATCACGGCCTTCGCCATGAAGGGCGACGAGGAGCGGATCCGCGAGGGCGGCTGCGAGGCCTACCTGTCGAAGCCCATCTCGGTCGCGAAGTTTTTGGCAACGGTTCGCGCTTATCTTGAGCCGAAGTGA
- a CDS encoding DUF3572 domain-containing protein — protein sequence MLMNGKPLQGHEPAERLALDVLLWIAGDEDRLLPFMAASGLSPDTLRASAREPAFLVGVLDHVMGDEAVLVACASALGIKPERIAEAWQRLSPRPDDEWA from the coding sequence ATGTTGATGAATGGCAAACCTCTTCAAGGGCATGAGCCCGCGGAACGGCTGGCTCTGGACGTTCTTTTGTGGATCGCTGGGGACGAAGACCGCCTGTTGCCCTTCATGGCGGCGAGCGGGCTCAGCCCCGACACCCTGCGCGCGAGCGCCCGCGAACCGGCCTTCCTGGTCGGCGTCCTCGACCATGTGATGGGCGACGAGGCGGTTCTCGTCGCCTGCGCGAGCGCCCTCGGCATCAAGCCGGAGCGGATCGCCGAGGCTTGGCAGCGACTGTCGCCGCGGCCGGACGACGAGTGGGCGTGA